The following is a genomic window from Amycolatopsis australiensis.
CGCCGCGGCGGTGTGGTCCAGGTGATTTTCGAGGCCGCTTCCAGCCAGAACGCGTCCGGCTCGGCGAGGCTGCGCCGGTAGGCCTCGGAGTACGCGCCCATTGCCCGCTCCTTCGCGTCGATCGTCCGCCGGACCCCATCATGGCGCGGGAGCGGCGGCGGCGCCGGATTCGTCCGGGTGAAGACCCGGCAACCTCACGGCAAGCGCGAGCGTCCTAAGCTGGACCGCGGGAAAACGCCGCGTGATGGCACGAAGTGAACACCGACAGTGAGGGGAGCCCGGCGGTGGACGGACTCGCGAGCGCGTTGCTCTCGCTAGCCCACTCCTTGTTCGGCCCGGGCTTCTGCCCCGGCGACTGGGTGTGGGCCACGAGTGCGGCCGGCGCGCTCGTCGCGCTGCTGCCGCCGATCGGCGCGCTGGCCGTGGCGATCATCCGGAAGGGCACGGGCAACCGCTACGACACGACGACGCTGTCGGTGTTCGGCGGGATCGGCCTGCTGACCGCGCTGGTGCTGCCGTGGCTGCTGTCCAACGGGGTGTCGGGCGTGTTCCGCGCGGAGTGGGCCGGGGCGGACTCGGGCCTGCCGCGGGCGGCCGCGACGTCGCTGAAGAGCGGCGGCTGCTGGGTCAGCACCCAGCGCGAGTACCTGGGCGGCGGCCAGACCGTCTTCGACGTGCTGTCCTCGCAGCACGGCAAGGAGCTGCCGTTCTTCGTCTACCTGCTGGCGTTCGTCGTCCTGGGCGCCGGCTCGCTGCTGTTCGTCATGCTGCAGGCCCGCACGGCCTTCCGGCGCGGCCCGAAGTGGCCGTCGCGGTTCTTCTGGATCCCGTTCGCCGCGATGCTCGTGTTCAGCGTCGGCATGGAAGCGAACACCGCGCTGCACTTCTGGCTCGGGTTCCTGCCGTTCAGCGTGCTGGGCCTGATGCCGGTCGCGATGGTCGGCCCGCCGCCGTGGTCGGTGATCAACCGGCCGGACGCGCCGCCGCGCCGCGAACCGGAGCCGTACCGGCCGCCGCCGTCGCAGGTCCAGCCGCGGCCGACGCCACCGCCTCCGCCGCCGCCGGTGAACAAGCCGTACCCGAAGACCGCGCTGGCGTCGGCGCCGGAGCCGCCGATGGCCGGTGCACTGGCCGCCGCGCCCGGCCCGATCCCGCCGCCGCCGGGGTCGCGCAACGCCGGCGGCAGCCGCTACCGGCGGATGAAGCAGCTCGGCGCGGGCGGCTTCGGCACCGTCTGGCAGGCCGTCGACACGCAGCTCAACCGCACGGTCGCGCTGAAGATCGCGCACGCGCCCGACCGCGACACCGCCGAGCGCATGCAGCGCGAGGCCCGCGCGCTGGCCGTGGTCAGCCACCCGAACTGCGTCAAGGTGTACGACCTGGTCGAGGAGCCGGACGGGCTCGCGCTGGTCATGGAGTACCTGGAGGGCCGTCCGCTGGCCGAGCTGGTCGACGGGCAGGGCCCGCTCGACGACGTCGCCGCGGGCCGCCTCTGGGCGACGATGGCGGGCGCGCTGGCG
Proteins encoded in this region:
- a CDS encoding serine/threonine-protein kinase, with product MDGLASALLSLAHSLFGPGFCPGDWVWATSAAGALVALLPPIGALAVAIIRKGTGNRYDTTTLSVFGGIGLLTALVLPWLLSNGVSGVFRAEWAGADSGLPRAAATSLKSGGCWVSTQREYLGGGQTVFDVLSSQHGKELPFFVYLLAFVVLGAGSLLFVMLQARTAFRRGPKWPSRFFWIPFAAMLVFSVGMEANTALHFWLGFLPFSVLGLMPVAMVGPPPWSVINRPDAPPRREPEPYRPPPSQVQPRPTPPPPPPPVNKPYPKTALASAPEPPMAGALAAAPGPIPPPPGSRNAGGSRYRRMKQLGAGGFGTVWQAVDTQLNRTVALKIAHAPDRDTAERMQREARALAVVSHPNCVKVYDLVEEPDGLALVMEYLEGRPLAELVDGQGPLDDVAAGRLWATMAGALAAAHEKGVLHRDIKPSNIILDPSGLAHLIDFGIARSQGDSKMTATGMMIGTPDFVAPEQAMGAAASPASDAWQLAATISYALSGQPPRGTRETPMAALMAAARAEPVSRLPQRSAHARLLAASLDPEPRRRPTLNAVRREVEGWLSRAGKSADGPVTRVVPRQPHHR